From Synechococcus sp. A10-1-5-1, a single genomic window includes:
- the pstB gene encoding phosphate ABC transporter ATP-binding protein PstB, translating into MISSPQASSSSSSNGVCLSLQDVSISYGSKEAVRGVYMDIPRGQVTAFIGPSGCGKSTVLRALNRMNDLIDGCSIKGRVIFDEQDLYARHVDPVEVRRRIGMVFQKPNPFPKSIYENIAFGARVNGYKGDMDELVERSLRKAALWDETKDKLKESGYALSGGQQQRLCIARTIAIEPEVILMDEPCSALDPISTLKIEEMMHELKKNYTIVIVTHNMQQAVRVSDYTGFFNVSQRSDRESKVGTLVEFAETEQIFNAPKEQATQDYVTGRFG; encoded by the coding sequence GTGATCTCCTCTCCCCAGGCCAGCTCCTCTTCCAGCAGCAACGGGGTTTGCCTGTCCCTTCAGGACGTCTCGATTAGCTACGGCAGCAAGGAAGCAGTACGGGGCGTCTACATGGATATTCCTCGCGGTCAAGTCACGGCCTTCATCGGCCCCTCGGGTTGCGGCAAGAGCACCGTGCTTCGGGCCTTGAATCGCATGAACGATCTGATCGACGGCTGTTCGATTAAGGGTCGGGTGATCTTTGATGAACAGGATCTGTACGCCCGGCACGTCGACCCGGTCGAAGTCCGCCGACGCATTGGAATGGTGTTTCAGAAACCCAACCCGTTCCCCAAAAGTATTTACGAGAACATTGCCTTTGGCGCTCGGGTCAATGGCTACAAAGGCGACATGGATGAGCTCGTGGAGCGCTCCCTGCGGAAAGCAGCCCTTTGGGATGAAACCAAGGACAAGCTTAAAGAGAGCGGCTATGCCCTCTCCGGCGGTCAACAGCAGCGGCTCTGCATTGCCCGGACCATTGCGATCGAGCCTGAAGTGATCTTGATGGATGAGCCTTGCTCTGCGCTCGATCCAATCTCGACATTAAAAATCGAGGAGATGATGCATGAGCTCAAGAAGAATTACACAATTGTGATCGTCACGCACAACATGCAGCAGGCCGTCCGGGTGAGCGATTACACCGGTTTCTTCAACGTCAGTCAACGCAGCGACCGCGAGAGCAAGGTTGGAACGCTGGTTGAATTTGCTGAAACGGAACAGATTTTCAACGCCCCCAAAGAGCAGGCCACCCAGGACTATGTGACGGGTCGCTTCGGTTAA